The nucleotide window TGCAAGCCGAAGAACAATACCGCAAAGTATTGGAACTCTCACCCGAAAATACCGCTGCACAACTGGGACTAGCCCGTACTTTCTATCATCAGCAAAAATATTCTGCCGCCATAGTCGTACTCGAACAACTGGAACATCATGAACCAGACCACTTCGATGCGCTGTTGCTGCATTGCCGCATCCTGGTAAAGGAAAACTCCCTCCAGGCAGCAAAAGATGTTTACCAGCACCTCCTGCTGCTGAATCCCGGCTTCCGTGATGAAGCGCTCGATGCTCAGTTCCGTTTACCACAACAGCAACAAAGCTTTACGCTTGATGAGGAAGAGGATGAAGATCCCGACAAGATCTTTACCATGGAGAAGCCTGACATCAACTTCTCCGACGTGGGTGGCATGGAAAGAGAGAAACAGGAAATAGACCTTAAAATTATCAAGCCGCTGCAATTCCCTGACCTGTACAAGGCTTATGGTAAAAAGGCTGGTGGTGGCATCTTATTATATGGTCCTCCGGGCTGTGGTAAAACCTATCTTGCCAAAGCCACTGCCGGACAAATACAGGCGGAGTTTATCAACGTGGGCATCCACGATGTACTGGATATGTGGATCGGCAACAGTGAAAAGAATCTCCATGGCCTGTTTGAACTGGCACGCCAGCGCAAGCCCTGCGTGCTTTTCTTTGATGAAGTAGATGCATTGGGCGCCAACCGCACTTCTATGCGCAATAGCGGTGCCAGTCACCTCATCAACCAGTTCCTCTCCGAAATGGATGGTATCGCAGCCGATAACGAAAATGTGCTGATCATCGGTGCTACCAATGCTCCCTGGAGCCTCGACCCTGCCTTCAGACGCCCCGGCCGCTTCGACAGGATCATCTTCGTGGCACCACCCGACACCGACGGCCGGGAAGCCATCCTTAAACTGCAGCTCCGCAACAAACCGGTGTCCGACGTGGATTACAAAGCACTGGCCAAAGCTACCGCCGGCTACTCCGGCGCCGATCTGAAAGCTATCGTGGACATTGCCATCGAAGATAAACTCATGGAAGCACTGCAGAAAGGTGTACCACAACCGATATCACAAAAAGAACTGGTGAAAGCCATCAAAACACACAAACCTACCACCAGGGAATGGTTTAATACAGCCCGTAATTATGCCCTGTATTCCAACGAGGCCGGATTGTATGATGATGTGCTCAAATACCTGGATATTAAGAAATAAGATTTATGGCTGTACTCATTCAGCGTGCCCAGTTGCTGTTGCAGCAAGGGCGTTATCAGGATGCACTTACCACTTTAAAACAATACCTCAGTACCAGCG belongs to Chitinophaga sp. HK235 and includes:
- a CDS encoding AAA family ATPase; the encoded protein is MSSEVVKQLQEAVQFSPENVPLRLHLAQVLLQDYEYVQAEEQYRKVLELSPENTAAQLGLARTFYHQQKYSAAIVVLEQLEHHEPDHFDALLLHCRILVKENSLQAAKDVYQHLLLLNPGFRDEALDAQFRLPQQQQSFTLDEEEDEDPDKIFTMEKPDINFSDVGGMEREKQEIDLKIIKPLQFPDLYKAYGKKAGGGILLYGPPGCGKTYLAKATAGQIQAEFINVGIHDVLDMWIGNSEKNLHGLFELARQRKPCVLFFDEVDALGANRTSMRNSGASHLINQFLSEMDGIAADNENVLIIGATNAPWSLDPAFRRPGRFDRIIFVAPPDTDGREAILKLQLRNKPVSDVDYKALAKATAGYSGADLKAIVDIAIEDKLMEALQKGVPQPISQKELVKAIKTHKPTTREWFNTARNYALYSNEAGLYDDVLKYLDIKK